The genomic segment GGCGATGCCCTCGACGGCCTCGGCGAACTGCCAGAGGATCTCGGGCCGCTCCGGGGACCCGAAGTTGAGGCAGTCCGTCACGCCCAGCGGCTCGCCGCCGGCGCACGAGACATTGCGCGCAGCCTCGCAGACGGCCATGGCCGCGCCACGCCGAGGATCCACCAGAACCTGCCGGCCGTTGCCATCGGTCGCCGCGGCCAGCGCCCGCCGGGTGCCTTTGATGCGGAGCACGGCCGCGTCCGACCCCGGGAGGACCAGCGTGTTGATACCGACCTGCTGATCGTACTGCCGGTACGCCCACTCCTTGGAGGCGATGGTCGGGGAGCCCAGCAGCGCGTGCAGCGCGTTGCTGCAGTCCTCCGGCTCGGGTACCGTGAGCGGATCGAACGCCTGCAGCTGCTTGAGCCCGGCCGGGGGGACCGTCGGCTTTTCGTAGCGGGGGGCTTCGGCCAGCGCGGCGACCGGCACGCGTGCGACGACCTCGCCGTGGTCACGGACCGTGAGCATCCCATCCGCGGTCACCCGCCCCACCTCGACGGCGTCCAGCTCCCATTTCGCGAAGACGCGCCGCACGTCGTCCTCCCGGCCGCGCGCGGCGACCAGGAGCATGCGCTCCTGCGACTCCGACAACAGGATCTCGTAGGGGATCATGGCCTGCTCGCGCTGAGGCACGTGCGCGAGCTCCACCTCCATCCCGGTGCCCGCGCGCGCTGGCATCTCCGTGGTGCAACAGGCCAGGCCGGCCGCGCCCATGTCCTGGATGCCGACCACGGCCCCGCTCTGCATGGCCTCCAGGCAGGCCTCCAGCAGCAGCTTCTCCGTGAACGGATCTCCCACCTGGACCGTGGGCCGGCGCTCCTCGGCGTGCTCGTCGAAGGTGGCCGAGGCCATCGTGGCCCCATGGATGCCGTCGCGCCCGGTCTTGTTCCCCACGTAGAAGACAGGGTTGCCCACGCCGTCGGCCCGGGCACGAAAGATCCGATCGGCCCGGACCAGGCCGATGCACATCACGTTGACCAGCGGGTTGCCGGCGTACTCCCGGGCGAAAGCGATCTCCCCGCCGACCGTCGGACAGCCGAAACAGTTGCCGTACCAGCTGATCCCGGCCACCACACCCTCGATGAGACGGCGGGTCCGGGGGTCGGCCGGATCGCCGAAGCGGAGGGAGTCGAGAATGGCGATGGGCCGCGCGCCCATCGTGAAGACGTCGCGGAGGATCCC from the Candidatus Methylomirabilota bacterium genome contains:
- the purL gene encoding phosphoribosylformylglycinamidine synthase subunit PurL; this encodes MRAEPKATPDLARDLGLTAEEYDRIIQRLGREPTYTELGLFSALWSEHCAYKHSRVFLARLPTQGPRVLQGPGENAGALDVGDGWAVVFKIESHNHPSFIEPFQGAATGVGGILRDVFTMGARPIAILDSLRFGDPADPRTRRLIEGVVAGISWYGNCFGCPTVGGEIAFAREYAGNPLVNVMCIGLVRADRIFRARADGVGNPVFYVGNKTGRDGIHGATMASATFDEHAEERRPTVQVGDPFTEKLLLEACLEAMQSGAVVGIQDMGAAGLACCTTEMPARAGTGMEVELAHVPQREQAMIPYEILLSESQERMLLVAARGREDDVRRVFAKWELDAVEVGRVTADGMLTVRDHGEVVARVPVAALAEAPRYEKPTVPPAGLKQLQAFDPLTVPEPEDCSNALHALLGSPTIASKEWAYRQYDQQVGINTLVLPGSDAAVLRIKGTRRALAAATDGNGRQVLVDPRRGAAMAVCEAARNVSCAGGEPLGVTDCLNFGSPERPEILWQFAEAVEGIAEACRALALPVVGGNVSFYNETVQGTGSAQAIFPTPIIGVVGVLEDAERLTTQWFKGAGHRIALLGPDVVSLSASEYLWALHRLVAGALPPLDLALERRVQAATRAALQAGLARSAHDCAEGGLATALAECCVTGPETVGCTVRLPDAARPSLALFGEGPSRVVLTVEPARAAEFEGLMAESAIPWRWIGATGGERLRIQCGSTIVIDAAVEGLEHAWRRGFERHVA